AGCCGGGCGAGGGCGAGATCGCGATCGGCGGCGCGACCCTCGCCGCCGAGGCGGCCGCGGCGGGCCTGATCGACGAGTACCGGATCATGGTCCACCCGGTCCTGGTCGGCGGCGGCGTTCCCTACTTCCCCGGGGGCGAGCGCCGGGTGGACCTCGAACTCGTCGACACCCGCACCTTCGGCTCGGGCGTCGTCCACCTCCGCTACCGCGTGACACACCGACCGGCCGCCTGAGCACACGGCCCGGCAGCACACGCCCCTCACCTCACCCCGGCCGACGGCCCACGGCGAGCAGGTGGGAACTCGCCGACAGCAGCTCGGGATGAGGCTCGGCCAGACGGGCGGCGGTGAGGACGGACTCGAAGAGGTCCGACTCACGGAACGAGTGCCCCGTGTTCCGCTCCGCCGCCGCCAGCAGGGACCAGGCGGGACCCTCGATCCCGAAGACGGCCGCGCCGGCGAAGCCCGCCGCCGCCACCTCGTCGCGCAGTTGCTCGCCGCTGTGGAAGTACGCCGTGGTGAACGCGTTCTTCCCGTCGTGGACCTGGGTGGCGAGGATGGTGCCGATGCTCTCCCGCATCGACTCCTTGTGCAGGTGCGCGTAGGCAGCGTGCTCGAACAGCGACGCGTACCGGTTGATACCGGCGACCGCCAGCAGCCCGCCGGGCCTGAGCACGCGACGGGCCTCCGCCAGCGCACGGTCCCGGTCCGCCCGGTCCGGCAGGTGGTACAACGGACCCAGCATGAGCACGACGTCGTAGGAACCGTCGTCGGCCGTCAGGCTCCGGGCGTCACCGACTTCGACACTCGCGCCCGAGGCCCGGGCCTGTTCGACGTGACGGGGAATGGGATCCACCAGGTGAACCGCGTACCCGCCCTCGACGAGCCAGCGTGCGTGTGTGCCGGGCCCGCCGCCGACGTCGAGCACCCGAGCCGGCGCCGACGGGAGGTGGCGGCGGAGCAACTCCTGTGTCCGTACCATCTCCAGGCGCCCGTCGGCCGTGGCCACCAGCCGGTCCGCCTCGTCGACGGTCTCGCTGTAGAACCTCACGATCTCCGGCGTCACCTCAAGGCTCGTCATCCGTGCATTCTGATGAGGAACCGGTGGACCAGTCCAGCGATCGGAAAGAGTGCCATGCCGCTGCTGAAGTACGAGCAGATCGCCGATGATCTGCGCACCCGTGTCGCGAACGGCGAGTTCGGTCCTGGCGACCTGTTGCCGTCAGGCCGTGACCTGGCTGAACAGTGGGGCGTATCGCGGGCCACCGTGGTCAAGGCGTACGACATCCTGCGGCACGACGGCATCGTCGTCGCACGGCAGGGTTCCGGCTTCCTCGTCACGGAGACACCCGTCGCCCGGCCCGCAGGCGGGCGACGGACGGGCACCAGTCGCCTGTCGGGCGGCACGCCCTACCGCCGTCTCGGCACACCGGGCCGTGCAGTTCCGCCTGCTCATGTCGCCGATGCCCTGGGGCTTTCCGACGGCGAGGCGGCTCTCCACCGAGCCAGGCTGACGTTCCTCGACGACGGCACGCCGCACAGTCTGGTGACCGCGTGGTTTCCGGCTTCGGTGGCGGACGCCGCACCACGCCTGTCCGCGAAGGAACCGATCGTCGAGGGCACGACGCATTACGTCCGCCGCGAGACGGGCCGCGTCCCCGCGGAAGGACACGACGTGACCACCGTGCGCCTGGCCACGGACGAGGAGGCGCGACTTCTGGACGTGCGACAGCCGACCGCGGTCGCCGTCGTTCTGCACACGGCGTTCGACCAGCTAGGACGCGCCCTCGTGTGCGAGGAGGGTGTCACGCCTTCCCACGTCTTCGAGCAGACCGACAACTACCCCATGCGGTAGGGGAACTGACGTTCCGCTTGACTGGACCGGTCCACCGGTCCAGTCTTCTCGTGGCTGCGTGAACGGCACTCCGACGTGCCGCCACGCACGTCGACACGGCGAAACCCCGGCGACCGTCCGACCGGCCCCGGGGCGTGGCCACCAGCTGACCCTGATCGGAGCTGACGACATGCCCGACCCTATCGGCCGCCTCATCACCCGGGTGAGCCTGCTCCTCCGTCCCCGAGGAGCGCATCGCGGAGCCGTCCCGCACCCGGCACCCCGCATCGCCCCGCGACCGCCGGCCACCGCCACGATCACCCTCCCCACGCACCGCAGCCCCTACGGCCTGCCCACCCTCCTCGACGGCGCCGACACCGTGGCCGTACGCCCGTACGTGCTCCTCCGGACGTCGCAGGAGCTGGAGGCGGCCGCATGACGGCACCGCGCGAGCCCCGTCTGCTCCCCTGGTCCGGACCCGAGGGCAAGCCCTGCTACCTGATCACCGACGACGACGGTGGCCCCGTCTCCCGACTCGCCGACACCACCGAGGTCACGCAGCTCACCATGGGAGCCCACCTTCTCGCCCACGCCCAAGACCTCCTCCCCGGCACCCCGCAGGGCGAGCTCCGCTACCTCGCCGAGCGCCTCACCGAAGCCCTCGCCGACGCGCTGCGGGTGGCCGAAAGCCGGGGACGGAGGCTGCACAGGCTCAACTGAGCGCGCGATGAGCACCCGGAGCGGTTCTGTACCCCGCCCGTCAGGACCCGTCCAACCCCTCCGCCAGCACCTCCGCCAGGTGCCGCCCCCGTACGCCCGCCAGCTGCTCCAGCTGCGTCCGGCACGAGAAGCCGTCCGCCAGGACGACCGCCCCCCGCGGCGCCTCGCGCACCGCGGGGAGGAGCTGGTCCTCGGCGCAGGCGACGGAGACCTCGTGGTGGCCGGCCTCGAAACCGAAGTTGCCCGCGAGCCCGCAGCAGCCGCCGCTCAGCTCGCCGGTCAGGCCCGCCGCCTCGCGCAGGCGCCGGTCGGCCGCGTCGCCCAGGACCGCGTGCTGGTGGCAGTGGGTCTGGCCGACCGCCGGGACGTCCAGGGCGGGCGGGGTCCAGTCGGGGGCGCAGCGTTCCAGGGCCTCCGCGAAGGTGACGACACGGGCGGCGAGGTGGGCCGCGCGGGGGTCGTCGTGCAGCAGCTCCGGCAGGTCCGTGCGCAACGCCGCCGCGCAGCTCGGCTCCAGGACGACGACCGGCGCGGAGGTCTCCAGCACCGGGGCCATCAGGTCCAGCGTGCGGCGCATCACCGCACGGGCGCGGTCCAGTTGGCCCGTCGACACGTACGTCAGACCGCAGCAGACCCGGCCCCTGCGGACGGCCGCCAGGGCGGCGGGCGAGCGTGTGCGGCCGTCCGCGAGGGCACGTCCCCCGAGCGTCGGCGGCAGCACCACCCGCAGCCCCGCCGCCTCCAGCACCCGTACCGCCGCCCGGCCCACCGACGGCGTCAGGTGCTCCGTGAAGGTGTCGGGCCACAGGACGACCAGTGCGCCGTCCCCGACCGGCCCGCCCCGCCTCCGCCACCACCGGCTGAAGGTCTCCCCCGCCAGCCGCGGCACGTCCCGCTCCCGCGCGATCCCACCCAGCCGTTTCGCCACCGCCGCCAACGGCCGCACGGCGGACAAGGCGTTGACGACGGGGGCCAACCGCGCGCGGGCCGCCCACCGCAGCCACACCGGCAGCCACCCCATCGCGTAGTGGGCGGCCGGGCGGCGGCGCCCGGCGTAGTGGTGGTGCAGGAACTCCGCCTTGTACGTGGCCATGTCGACCTCGACGGGACAGTCGGAGCGGCAGCCCTTGCAGGACAGGCACAGGTCGAGCGCGTCCCGCACCTCCGTCGACCGCCAGCCGTCGGTCACCAGCTCACCGGCGAGCATCTCGTGCAGCAGGCGGGCACGACCGCGCGTCGAGTGCTCCTCCGCACCGGTCGCCCGGAAGGAGGGGCACATCACCGACGACCCCGCCGCCGACGTCGTACGGCACTTGGCGACCCCGACGCAGCGGCGCACGGCGGCCGAGAAGTCACCCCCGTCCGCGGGGTAGCCGAAGGCCACGTGCACCGGTTCGCGCGGCAGGACGGAGAAGCGGAGGTTCGAGTCCAGCGGCGCCGGGCGGACGAGCATCCCCGGGTTGAGGAGGTCGTCCGGGTCCCAGGCGGCCTTGGCGCGCTCGAAGAGGGCCACCATCTCCTCGCCGTACATCCGCGGCAGCAGCTCCGCCCGCGCCTGCCCGTCCCCGTGCTCCCCGGAGAGGGACCCTCCGTGCGCCACGACCACGTCCGCCAGCTCCTGCGAGAAACGGCGGAACCGGGCGACTCCGGCCGCCGTCAGCAGGTCGAAGTCGATGCGCACGTGGATGCAGCCGTCCCCGAAGTGCCCGTACGGCGTGCCCCGCAGACCGTGCGCCGACAACAGGCCCCGGAAGTCCCGCAGGTAGGCCCCGAGCCGGGCCGGCGGCACCGCGCAGTCCTCCCAGCCGGGCCACGCCTCCGACCCGTCCGGCATCCGGGTCGCCGTGCCGCTCGCGTCCTCCCGGACGCGCCACAGCGTCCGCTGCCCGGCCGGGTCGGTCACCACCAGGGCGTCCACGACGTCCGCCGCCCGCACGACCGCCTCCGCCCGCGCCCGCGCCTCGGCCTCCGTGTCGCCGCCGGTCTCCACGAACAGCCACGCGCCGCCCCGCGGCAACCCCCGCGTCGACGGCACCAGGTCCACCGCCATGCCCTCCACCGTCAGCGGGCCGAGCGGCAGCAGCCCGGCCGCCGCCTCCGCCGCCCCGGCCTCGTCGGCGTAGCCCAGCACCGCCAGCGCACGCGCCCGCGGTGCCTCGACCAACCGGACCACCGCCTCCGTCAGCACGCCCAGCGTGCCCTCCGAGCCGCAGAAGGAGCGGGCCACGTCCGCGCCCCGCTCCGGCAGCAGCGCGTCCAGCGCGTAACCGGAGATACGGCGGGGGAGGTCCGGGAAACCGGTGCGCAGCCGGGCCAGGTCACCGTCGACCAGCTCCCGCAGCCCCTCCGGCGCCCCGGCCCAGTCCGGCCCGAGCCCGAGCCGCCGCCCGGCCGCGGTGAGCACCGTCAGCTCGCGCACGCTGTCGGCCGTCGTGCCCCAGGCCACCGAGTGGGAGCCGCACGCGTTGTTGCCGATCATTCCGCCGAGCGTGCAGCGGCTGTGGGTGGACGGGTCGGGACCGAAACGCAGGCCGTGCGGGGCGGCGGCCTCCTGGAGGCGGTCGAGGACCAGGCCCGGCTGGACGACGGCCGTACGCGCCCCGGGGTCGAGCGAGACCAGCCGGTTCATGTGCCGGGTGAAGTCCAGGACGACCCCGGTGCCCGTCGCCTGCCCCGCGATCGACGTGCCCCCGCCCCGCGCCACGACCGGCACCCCGCGCTCCCGGCACACCGCCAGCACGGCCGCCACGTCGTCGGCGTCCCTCGGCGCCACCACGCCGAGCGGCACCCTCCGGTAGTTGGACGCGTCCATCGTCGTCAGGGCCCGCGAGGTGACGTCGAACCCGACCTCGCCCCGGACCGCCCCGCGCAGTGCTGCCTCCAGATCGGTCATGCGTCCAGGATGGGCCGTCGTAGCTCCGTACAGGTCCGCACGGCGGAGATCTCGTCTCATCGGACGGACATGTCTCCGTCCGGTTTCGCCGAGGAGATACCCTCCGGCACGTGGCTGAGATCCAGATTCCTGCTGACATCAAGCCCGCGGACGGTCGATTCGGCGCGGGCCCCTCCAAGGTGCGGGTGGAGGCGCTGGACGCCCTGGCCGCCACCGGTACGTCCCTGCTCGGCACCTCCCACCGCCAGGCGCCCGTCAAGAACCTGGTCGGGAAGGTCCGCGAGGGCATCCGCGAGCTGTTCCAGCTCCCCGACGGTTACGAGGTGATCCTCGGCAACGGCGGCTCCACCGCGTTCTGGGATGTCGCGACCCACGGCCTGATCGAGAACAAGTCGCAGCACCTGAGCTTCGGCGAGTTCTCCTCCAAGTTCGCCAAGGCGGCCAAGCTCGCCCCGTGGCTGGCCGAGCCGACGATCGTCTCCTCCGACCCGGGCACGCACCCCGAGGCGCGCGCCGAGGCCGGCGTGGACGTGTACGCCTTCACGCACAACGAGACCTCGACCGGCGTCGCCATGCCGATCAAGCGCGTCGCAGGTGCCGACGAGGGCTCCCTCGTACTGGTCGACGCCACCTCCGGCGCCGGTGGCCTGCCCGTGGACATCGCCGAGACCGACGTCTACTACTTCGCCCCGCAGAAGTCGTTCGCCTCGGACGGCGGCCTGTGGATCGGCGTCTTCTCCCCCGCCGCGATCGAGCGCGCCGAGCGGATCCACGCGAGCGGCCGGCACGTGCCGGAGTTCTTCTCGCTGCCGACCGCGATCGACAACTCGCGCAAGAACCAGACCTACAACACCCCGGCGCTCGCCACGCTGTTCCTGCTGAACGACCAGCTGGAGTGGATGAACGGCCAGGGCGGCCTGGACTTCGCCGTCCGCCGCACGGCGACCTCCGCGCGGACGCTGTACGGCTGGGCCGAGGACGTGAAGTTCGCGAGCCCGTTCGTCGCCGACCCGGCCAAGCGCTCGCAGGTCATCGGCACGATCGACTTCACGGACGAGGTCGACGCCGCCGCCGTCGCCAAGGTGCTGCGCGCCAACGGCGTCGTCGACACCGAGCCGTACCGCAAGCTCGGCCGCAACCAGCTGCGCGTGGCGATGTTCCCGGCGATCGACCCCGCGGACGTCGAGGCGCTCACGAAGTGCGTCGACTACGTGATCGAGAAGCTGTAGCGGTCGTCCCCGTACGACGGAGAAGGGGCGCCCGGCGGACATCCGCCGGGCGCCCCTCGCCGTTCCCGGCTCCTACCGGCTCAGGCGCTGGAACCGCCGCACCGCCAGCGGCAGGAAGACCGCCGTCAGCACCACGGGCCACACGCATGCCATCAGCACCGCGTTCTGCTCGACCCACGAGTCGCCGCCGCCGACCGGCGTGCCGAACAGCTCGCGGGCGGCCGCCGCCGTGGAGGAGATCGGGTTCCAGGCGGCCACCCAGCCCAGCCAGTCGGGCATGAGCTGCGGGGCGACGAAGATGCTGGAGATCATCGTCAGCGGGAACGCCACCGCGAACAGACCGCCGGCCGCCTCCGGGTTCGGGACCATCAGCCCCAGCCACACACCGATCCAGATCAGCGCGAACCGCAGCCACAGCAGCAGCGCGAACGCCGCCAGGAAGCCCCAGCCGCCGTCCGGGCGCCACCCCATGGCCACTGCCGTCAGCATCATGATCGCCAGCTCGGCACAGGCGATCACGAGGTCGGTCACACCGCGCCCCGCGACCACGGCGGAGGAGGACATCGGCATGGACCGGAACCGGTCGATGACGCCCTTGGTGGAGTCGTAGACGACCACGGTCGCGGTGTTGATGAAGCCGAACGCCATGGTCATCACGAACATGCCCGGCATCAGGAAGTCCTTGTAGTCCCCGCCGCCCGGCACGGTCATCGCGCTGCCGAAGACATAGCCGTAGAGGAGGACGGACAGGATCGGGAAGCCCAGCTGCCAGGCGATGTTGACGGGCTGGCGCTGGTAGTGGGTCAGGCCGCGGCGCACGATGTTGCCGCAGTCGGCGAGCACCCAGTAGAACCGCCCGCGTGCGCGCGGGGCCGTCGTCGGGTCGAGGGCGCTCATGCCACCGCCTCCTTCTCCGTGCGGTGCCCGGTCAGGCGCAGGAACACGTCGTCGAGGCTCGGCCGGCGCAGTCCGATGTCCTCCACGCCCACCCCCTCGTCCTGGAGGGTCCGCGCCACCTCGGTCAGCGCGGACACCCGGTCGGTGACCGGGGCGTGCACGCGCAGCGCCTCCTCGTCGGTCTCGGGCTCGCCGTCGCAGACCCGGGCGACCACCTTCACCACCCTCGGTATCTCGGCCCGCTCGGTGACCACGACCTCGACGCGGTCGCCGCCGACCAGGTTCTTCAGCCCGTCCGGGGTGTCGTCGGCGATGGCCCGGCCCTGGTCGATGACGGTGATGCGGGAGGCCAGCTTGTCGGCCTCCTCCAGGTACTGCGTGGTCAGCAGCACGGTCGTGCCGCTCGCCACCAGCGCCCGCACGGAGTCCCAGACCTCGCCGCGGCTGCGGGGGTCCAGGCCCGTCGTCGGCTCGTCCAGGAACAGGACGGAGGGGGCGAGGATCATCGAGGCGGCGAGGTCCAGGCGGCGCCGCATGCCGCCGCTGTACTTGCCGACGCCCCGGTCGGCGGCGTCGGTCAGGTCGAACTGCTCCAGCAACTCGACGGCGCGGGCCCGGGCCCGCCGGCCGCCCAGGTGGAACAGACGGCCGAACATCTCCAGGTTCTGCCGGCCGGTGAGCACCTCGTCCACGGCCGCGTACTGCCCGGTGAGACCGATCCGGGCCCGCACCTCGCGCGCCTGCCGGGCGACGTCGAGACCCGCCACCTCGGCCCGTCCGCCGTCGAGCCGGATCAGGGTGGACAGGATGCGCACCGCGGTGGTCTTCCCCGCGCCGTTCGGCCCGAGCAGGCCGTGCACGGTGCCCTCGCGGACGGCCAGGTCGAAGCCGTCGAGAGCGCGCTTCTCGCCGTACCGCTTCTCCAGTCCCTCGGCCCGTACCGCGTGTCCGTCGCCCATGGGTCCCCCCTCTCGCTCGCCAACTGAGTACACCGTACCCGATTGCGCGTACGCCGTACCCAGTTTTGCTCCGCGGACCTAGACTGACCGCATGGCGAGCGGCACGGAGACCAGCGGCAGCGGCGACATCGGCCGCACCCTCGAACTGTTGTGGGACACCGGCCGGCGGCCGAGCCGCGGGCCGAAGCCCGGACTGACGCTGGACCGGATCGTGGAGGCCGCCGTCGAGATCGCCGACCGGGAGGGGCTCGCCGCCGTCTCCATGCGCCGGATCGCCACCGACCTCGGCACCGGCACGATGTCCCTGTACCGCTACGTCCCCGGCAAGGCCGAGCTGCTCGACCTGATGCTGGACCGCGTGCAGCGCACCTCCGAGGACCCCGGCGACCTCGGCGACGGCAGCGGCTGGCGGGCGGCGCTGGAGGCCCTCGGCCGCGAGGCCCTCGCCCTCCACCGGCGCCACACCTGGCTCCTGGACGTCAACCAGTCCCGCCCCGTCCTCGGCCCGAGCGCGCTGGACGGCATGGAGAAGGTGCTCACCCGGATCAAGCCGATGGGCCTGACCGACCCCGAACTCCTGTCGGTGATCATCATGCTCGACGGGTACGTCGTCGGGGCCGCCCGCACGCAGGTGTACCAGGAGGAGGCCGAGCGCAGCTCCGGGCTGACGGACGCCCAGTTCTGGGCGGCCCAGCAGCCGGTGCTGGAGAAGGTCATGACCAGCGGGCGCTACCCCGTGCTGGCCTCCCTCTCCGAGGACACCTTCGGCCCCGGCTTCGACCACTTCGAGTTCGGCCTCCAGCGCATCCTGGACGGGCTGGAGGTGCTGGTGGCCGCGCGCGCCGCGGCGGACGGCTCAGCGGCGCCGGACCAGCCTGCGTAGCCCGAACAGGGCCGCGCACGCGACGGCCAGACCGAGCGCCCCGACCTTCAGCGTGCTCCCCCCGGAGCCGTCGTCGCCGGAGGCGGCCGACCCTCCCGAGGAGGAGGACGACCCACCGCCCCCGCCGCCCCCGGGCGCGTCCTGCGCCCGCACCGGGCTCCGGGCGCCCTCCATGCCGAGCAGCAGCTTCTCGCCGTCGGTG
This region of Streptomyces ambofaciens ATCC 23877 genomic DNA includes:
- a CDS encoding class I SAM-dependent methyltransferase, whose protein sequence is MTSLEVTPEIVRFYSETVDEADRLVATADGRLEMVRTQELLRRHLPSAPARVLDVGGGPGTHARWLVEGGYAVHLVDPIPRHVEQARASGASVEVGDARSLTADDGSYDVVLMLGPLYHLPDRADRDRALAEARRVLRPGGLLAVAGINRYASLFEHAAYAHLHKESMRESIGTILATQVHDGKNAFTTAYFHSGEQLRDEVAAAGFAGAAVFGIEGPAWSLLAAAERNTGHSFRESDLFESVLTAARLAEPHPELLSASSHLLAVGRRPG
- a CDS encoding GntR family transcriptional regulator: MPLLKYEQIADDLRTRVANGEFGPGDLLPSGRDLAEQWGVSRATVVKAYDILRHDGIVVARQGSGFLVTETPVARPAGGRRTGTSRLSGGTPYRRLGTPGRAVPPAHVADALGLSDGEAALHRARLTFLDDGTPHSLVTAWFPASVADAAPRLSAKEPIVEGTTHYVRRETGRVPAEGHDVTTVRLATDEEARLLDVRQPTAVAVVLHTAFDQLGRALVCEEGVTPSHVFEQTDNYPMR
- a CDS encoding FAD-binding and (Fe-S)-binding domain-containing protein, producing MTDLEAALRGAVRGEVGFDVTSRALTTMDASNYRRVPLGVVAPRDADDVAAVLAVCRERGVPVVARGGGTSIAGQATGTGVVLDFTRHMNRLVSLDPGARTAVVQPGLVLDRLQEAAAPHGLRFGPDPSTHSRCTLGGMIGNNACGSHSVAWGTTADSVRELTVLTAAGRRLGLGPDWAGAPEGLRELVDGDLARLRTGFPDLPRRISGYALDALLPERGADVARSFCGSEGTLGVLTEAVVRLVEAPRARALAVLGYADEAGAAEAAAGLLPLGPLTVEGMAVDLVPSTRGLPRGGAWLFVETGGDTEAEARARAEAVVRAADVVDALVVTDPAGQRTLWRVREDASGTATRMPDGSEAWPGWEDCAVPPARLGAYLRDFRGLLSAHGLRGTPYGHFGDGCIHVRIDFDLLTAAGVARFRRFSQELADVVVAHGGSLSGEHGDGQARAELLPRMYGEEMVALFERAKAAWDPDDLLNPGMLVRPAPLDSNLRFSVLPREPVHVAFGYPADGGDFSAAVRRCVGVAKCRTTSAAGSSVMCPSFRATGAEEHSTRGRARLLHEMLAGELVTDGWRSTEVRDALDLCLSCKGCRSDCPVEVDMATYKAEFLHHHYAGRRRPAAHYAMGWLPVWLRWAARARLAPVVNALSAVRPLAAVAKRLGGIARERDVPRLAGETFSRWWRRRGGPVGDGALVVLWPDTFTEHLTPSVGRAAVRVLEAAGLRVVLPPTLGGRALADGRTRSPAALAAVRRGRVCCGLTYVSTGQLDRARAVMRRTLDLMAPVLETSAPVVVLEPSCAAALRTDLPELLHDDPRAAHLAARVVTFAEALERCAPDWTPPALDVPAVGQTHCHQHAVLGDAADRRLREAAGLTGELSGGCCGLAGNFGFEAGHHEVSVACAEDQLLPAVREAPRGAVVLADGFSCRTQLEQLAGVRGRHLAEVLAEGLDGS
- the serC gene encoding phosphoserine transaminase, translated to MAEIQIPADIKPADGRFGAGPSKVRVEALDALAATGTSLLGTSHRQAPVKNLVGKVREGIRELFQLPDGYEVILGNGGSTAFWDVATHGLIENKSQHLSFGEFSSKFAKAAKLAPWLAEPTIVSSDPGTHPEARAEAGVDVYAFTHNETSTGVAMPIKRVAGADEGSLVLVDATSGAGGLPVDIAETDVYYFAPQKSFASDGGLWIGVFSPAAIERAERIHASGRHVPEFFSLPTAIDNSRKNQTYNTPALATLFLLNDQLEWMNGQGGLDFAVRRTATSARTLYGWAEDVKFASPFVADPAKRSQVIGTIDFTDEVDAAAVAKVLRANGVVDTEPYRKLGRNQLRVAMFPAIDPADVEALTKCVDYVIEKL
- a CDS encoding ABC transporter permease, producing MSALDPTTAPRARGRFYWVLADCGNIVRRGLTHYQRQPVNIAWQLGFPILSVLLYGYVFGSAMTVPGGGDYKDFLMPGMFVMTMAFGFINTATVVVYDSTKGVIDRFRSMPMSSSAVVAGRGVTDLVIACAELAIMMLTAVAMGWRPDGGWGFLAAFALLLWLRFALIWIGVWLGLMVPNPEAAGGLFAVAFPLTMISSIFVAPQLMPDWLGWVAAWNPISSTAAAARELFGTPVGGGDSWVEQNAVLMACVWPVVLTAVFLPLAVRRFQRLSR
- a CDS encoding ATP-binding cassette domain-containing protein, with product MGDGHAVRAEGLEKRYGEKRALDGFDLAVREGTVHGLLGPNGAGKTTAVRILSTLIRLDGGRAEVAGLDVARQAREVRARIGLTGQYAAVDEVLTGRQNLEMFGRLFHLGGRRARARAVELLEQFDLTDAADRGVGKYSGGMRRRLDLAASMILAPSVLFLDEPTTGLDPRSRGEVWDSVRALVASGTTVLLTTQYLEEADKLASRITVIDQGRAIADDTPDGLKNLVGGDRVEVVVTERAEIPRVVKVVARVCDGEPETDEEALRVHAPVTDRVSALTEVARTLQDEGVGVEDIGLRRPSLDDVFLRLTGHRTEKEAVA
- a CDS encoding TetR/AcrR family transcriptional regulator, whose product is MASGTETSGSGDIGRTLELLWDTGRRPSRGPKPGLTLDRIVEAAVEIADREGLAAVSMRRIATDLGTGTMSLYRYVPGKAELLDLMLDRVQRTSEDPGDLGDGSGWRAALEALGREALALHRRHTWLLDVNQSRPVLGPSALDGMEKVLTRIKPMGLTDPELLSVIIMLDGYVVGAARTQVYQEEAERSSGLTDAQFWAAQQPVLEKVMTSGRYPVLASLSEDTFGPGFDHFEFGLQRILDGLEVLVAARAAADGSAAPDQPA